A region of Fimbriimonadaceae bacterium DNA encodes the following proteins:
- the yedZ1 gene encoding putative protein-methionine-sulfoxide reductase subunit YedZ1, translating into MEPEAPCLEIETKHSLATRWFHWLNFPLIAVMAWSGMLIYWANDVYRIGWGETTLFKFFPPSWYQALGWEGRLAEGMAWHFLFGWLFAINGVLYVAYLAISKRYRELLPRRGDAKAALRVLLHDLKLSKAVPPDEKFNAAQRFAYSGVILMGFGSLVTGLAIFKPVQMAWLTNLLGGYQISRFIHFWLTILFCLFFVVHVLQVARAGWRNFRSMVAGFDTRKEAAEADG; encoded by the coding sequence ATGGAACCGGAAGCGCCCTGCCTTGAGATCGAGACGAAGCACAGCCTCGCCACGCGGTGGTTCCACTGGCTGAACTTTCCGCTGATCGCGGTGATGGCGTGGAGCGGGATGCTGATCTACTGGGCGAACGACGTCTACCGCATCGGCTGGGGCGAGACGACCCTCTTCAAGTTCTTCCCGCCGAGCTGGTACCAGGCGCTCGGCTGGGAAGGCCGCTTGGCGGAAGGCATGGCGTGGCACTTCCTGTTTGGCTGGTTGTTTGCCATTAACGGCGTTCTCTATGTCGCCTACCTTGCGATCTCGAAACGGTATCGGGAACTCCTGCCAAGGAGGGGTGATGCGAAGGCGGCGCTCAGGGTCCTCCTCCACGACCTCAAGCTGTCCAAGGCGGTTCCCCCCGATGAGAAGTTCAATGCTGCCCAGCGGTTTGCCTATTCGGGCGTGATCCTTATGGGTTTCGGCTCTTTGGTGACGGGTCTGGCGATATTCAAGCCCGTTCAGATGGCTTGGTTGACGAACCTGCTTGGCGGCTACCAGATCAGCAGATTCATTCATTTTTGGCTCACGATTCTGTTCTGCCTGTTCTTCGTCGTCCACGTGCTCCAAGTGGCACGGGCGGGATGGCGAAACTTCCGATCGATGGTGGCGGGGTTTGATACCCGCAAGGAGGCGGCAGAGGCCGATGGATGA
- the epsF_3 gene encoding Type II secretion system protein F — MPVFSYTYQDQSGGIQKGTIEAESEDALRARFEEQGLRITEISQIKGGKRRTRSYGKVRLANLSVFCRQFSTMVDAGVSLVRCLDVLSRQSQDSKLKKILIDIGERVEGGESLSRAMQRHPRTFNNLFIGLIRAGEVGGVLEETLQRLAHFLEKDVELRRKVKSALTYPVLVMIAAIGIVIFLVTWVVPQFAALFKDIGVKEDDFPAMTKFLIDLSEVFKKNWWILIISFVSIMFAWKLFVGTRFGRRMADRVKLKIPVFGKLHHKICMARFSRTMGTLLTSGVPILQAMETVSGTVGNSIMADAVMEARARIREGDRIGDPLEASRLFPPMVVHMIGVGEESGSLDFMLQKIADFYESEVEATLASLTAALEPVLIVVLGFIVGFIVIAMFLPLIKVIETLSAGEDGS; from the coding sequence ATGCCGGTATTCAGCTACACCTATCAAGATCAGAGCGGCGGAATTCAAAAGGGCACGATCGAGGCCGAATCCGAAGACGCGCTACGTGCAAGGTTTGAGGAGCAAGGGCTCCGGATCACCGAGATTTCCCAGATCAAGGGTGGGAAGCGGCGCACCCGCTCTTATGGCAAGGTTAGACTCGCCAACCTCTCGGTCTTCTGCCGGCAGTTCTCGACGATGGTCGACGCGGGCGTCTCCCTTGTCCGTTGCCTCGACGTTCTCAGCCGGCAGTCTCAGGACTCCAAGCTTAAGAAGATCCTGATCGATATCGGTGAGCGAGTCGAAGGAGGCGAATCCCTGTCGCGTGCAATGCAGCGCCATCCTCGCACGTTCAACAACCTCTTCATCGGCTTAATCCGGGCAGGCGAGGTCGGCGGCGTCTTGGAAGAAACGCTTCAGCGACTTGCCCACTTCTTGGAGAAGGACGTCGAGCTTCGCCGAAAGGTGAAATCGGCCCTTACCTACCCGGTCTTGGTTATGATCGCCGCCATCGGCATTGTGATCTTCCTTGTCACTTGGGTCGTTCCCCAGTTCGCGGCGCTGTTCAAGGATATTGGCGTCAAAGAGGACGACTTCCCCGCGATGACCAAGTTCCTGATCGACCTATCCGAGGTCTTCAAGAAGAACTGGTGGATCCTGATCATTTCCTTTGTCTCCATCATGTTTGCCTGGAAACTGTTCGTCGGAACCCGCTTTGGACGACGCATGGCCGACCGGGTGAAGCTGAAGATCCCCGTCTTTGGAAAACTCCACCACAAGATCTGCATGGCGCGGTTCAGCCGCACGATGGGCACGCTGCTCACGTCGGGCGTTCCGATTCTTCAGGCGATGGAGACGGTGTCGGGTACGGTTGGCAACTCGATCATGGCCGATGCGGTCATGGAAGCTCGCGCGCGCATCCGAGAAGGCGACCGCATCGGTGACCCGCTCGAGGCTTCTCGGCTGTTCCCGCCAATGGTCGTCCATATGATCGGCGTCGGCGAAGAATCGGGCTCGCTCGACTTTATGCTTCAGAAGATCGCCGACTTCTACGAGTCGGAAGTCGAAGCTACGCTAGCCTCGTTAACGGCAGCGCTGGAGCCGGTGCTGATCGTCGTGCTCGGCTTCATCGTAGGCTTCATCGTCATCGCGATGTTCCTGCCGCTCATCAAGGTTATCGAAACCCTAAGCGCGGGCGAAGACGGAAGCTAG
- the xpsE_1 gene encoding Type II secretion system protein E has protein sequence MALPRLPLTEFLLQKGYLNPEQHEEAKRVKEQTNENDIGKVLINLGFVGEREVLMGKAQEQGIPFVDLDRVNVESSAINVVPERIAKAHNVVPVKKEDTNLWLAMANVNNILALDDVKMASGCRVHPVMALPAAIEDALKKYYAGGSSNGASEGAAKQEGPAAPTGGAMSADIRGIMAQAAAGRTAADDAETSDAEAEKMAEQAPIIKLANALIQQAIFDRASDIHVEPQQRQVRVRYRIDGVLTDAMTVPKNLQAPLISRLKIMSDMNIAERRVPQDGRIEVRHQTKDYDLRVSSIPTPFGEKIVMRILDKSSVMIGLEKLGFTDENQLRIEELVSQPNGMFLCTGPTGSGKTTTQYSVINKLNTIEVNILTVEDPVEYQLNGIAQVQVNRKAGLTFATALRAFLRQDPDIIMVGEMRDLETAEIAIESSLTGHLVLSTLHTNDAPSATLRMIDMGVEPYLIAATVIGVLAQRLGRRVDPNSREPYTVPAMDLRRFGFDVTDPDEEITLFRGIPSEDNRNTGYKGRMGLHELMVMNSEIAELVVRRAPLADIKAAAKANGMRELREDGLVKVLSGLTDPKEVMRVVFTAGF, from the coding sequence ATGGCATTGCCGCGATTACCGTTGACAGAGTTTTTGCTGCAAAAGGGTTATCTCAATCCTGAGCAGCACGAAGAAGCAAAGCGGGTTAAAGAACAAACGAACGAAAACGACATCGGCAAGGTCCTCATCAACCTTGGTTTTGTTGGCGAGCGCGAAGTCCTTATGGGCAAGGCCCAAGAGCAGGGAATTCCCTTCGTCGACCTCGACCGGGTGAATGTCGAAAGCAGTGCCATCAACGTGGTTCCCGAGCGGATCGCCAAAGCCCACAATGTCGTTCCCGTCAAAAAGGAAGACACGAACCTCTGGCTCGCGATGGCGAATGTCAACAACATTCTCGCCCTCGACGACGTGAAGATGGCGTCTGGTTGCCGTGTGCATCCCGTCATGGCACTTCCTGCAGCGATCGAAGACGCGCTGAAGAAGTACTACGCGGGCGGAAGTTCGAACGGGGCTTCCGAAGGCGCTGCGAAGCAAGAGGGGCCGGCCGCCCCAACGGGCGGAGCGATGTCCGCCGATATTCGCGGCATCATGGCCCAGGCTGCCGCCGGCAGAACGGCTGCAGACGATGCCGAAACGAGCGATGCCGAAGCCGAGAAGATGGCGGAGCAGGCTCCGATCATCAAGTTGGCCAATGCACTGATCCAACAGGCGATTTTCGACCGAGCAAGCGACATTCACGTCGAGCCTCAACAACGGCAGGTTCGCGTCCGGTACCGAATCGACGGCGTTTTGACCGACGCCATGACGGTTCCAAAGAATCTTCAGGCGCCCCTAATCAGCCGCCTGAAGATCATGTCGGACATGAACATCGCCGAGCGGCGTGTTCCCCAAGACGGTCGTATCGAGGTCCGACACCAGACCAAGGACTACGACCTCCGCGTTAGCTCCATCCCGACGCCGTTTGGCGAGAAGATCGTTATGAGAATTCTCGACAAGTCGAGCGTCATGATCGGCCTCGAAAAGCTCGGCTTTACCGATGAGAACCAGCTTCGGATCGAGGAGCTTGTCAGCCAGCCGAACGGCATGTTCCTCTGCACGGGTCCAACCGGTTCGGGCAAGACGACGACCCAGTATTCGGTCATCAATAAGCTCAATACGATCGAGGTCAACATTCTGACCGTTGAAGACCCCGTCGAGTATCAGCTAAACGGAATCGCTCAGGTTCAGGTGAACCGAAAAGCCGGTCTCACGTTTGCCACCGCGCTCCGAGCCTTCCTTCGACAAGACCCGGACATCATCATGGTCGGTGAAATGCGAGACCTTGAAACGGCTGAAATCGCCATCGAGTCCTCGCTTACCGGACACTTGGTCTTGTCCACGCTTCACACGAACGATGCGCCTTCAGCCACGCTTCGTATGATCGACATGGGCGTTGAGCCCTACCTGATCGCCGCTACCGTTATAGGCGTTCTTGCCCAGCGACTTGGACGCAGAGTCGATCCGAACAGCCGAGAGCCCTACACCGTCCCCGCCATGGATCTGCGAAGATTTGGCTTCGATGTGACGGATCCGGACGAGGAAATCACCCTCTTCCGGGGCATCCCCTCGGAGGACAATCGAAACACGGGCTATAAGGGACGAATGGGCCTCCACGAGCTGATGGTCATGAACTCGGAAATCGCCGAGCTCGTGGTCCGTCGCGCGCCGCTTGCCGACATTAAAGCGGCCGCGAAGGCAAACGGGATGAGGGAGCTTCGCGAAGACGGTCTGGTCAAGGTGCTCTCCGGCCTTACCGACCCCAAGGAAGTTATGCGCGTGGTCTTTACCGCCGGCTTCTAA
- the argS gene encoding Arginine--tRNA ligase: MIRDALAAAVSAVLAELRSTGQVPDGEYGEASIDEPKNPEHGDYATNAAMVWSKVAGKNPRELGERVAAGLARQPGIASAEVAGPGFVNIHLDPTWVTGFVEPALGLEHDPCPTKADERLGINMEFVSVNPNGPITIGSGRGAAYGSTLANVLEAVGHTIHREYYINDGVNSEQMRLFAESVRAILLGQPTPDNGYKGDYVRDVASSIQLETKPDPAGLSTEWFQSRSQDLMLQAQGSDLEAFGVTFDTWFSEQSLHDSGAVQRAIDSLESHGVADREPYRTKLTLAKGGVVEEVVRESQVADEDDSPPLVPQEDLHPQTPSSSPLRGDKEVESGKTLWLRSTLFGDDMDRVLQRRDGRLTYIASDVAYHEDKFSRPPNADKLITVLGPDHHGYIVRLQAVVAANLLSKSKVSHASNPTELADWELALYGSQERRDQCRAALAEAQKRLEVLIFQLVRFMKDGKPAPMRKRDGNIYALIDLMREIGQKVKPEAHEAEQLEAGKDVARFFYLMRHHDTTFDFDLDLAEKQSDDNPVFYVQYAHARICSVLEKAKEAGFESTSGSVVLDHVREISLIKKIADLPVEVRRCAEDYGVHRLTTYAIELARSFHHFYDACRVIQPDQPELTRARLRLCEAARSALRGALGLLGVSTPEKMERAA, from the coding sequence GTGATCCGCGATGCCCTTGCCGCTGCCGTATCTGCCGTCCTTGCCGAATTGCGTTCGACCGGGCAGGTTCCGGATGGCGAATACGGCGAGGCGAGCATCGACGAGCCCAAGAACCCCGAGCACGGCGACTATGCCACCAATGCCGCGATGGTCTGGTCGAAGGTCGCCGGCAAGAACCCCCGCGAGCTGGGAGAAAGGGTCGCTGCTGGCCTAGCGCGCCAGCCCGGGATCGCATCAGCTGAGGTCGCCGGACCCGGTTTTGTCAACATTCATCTCGATCCCACTTGGGTGACAGGCTTTGTCGAGCCGGCCTTGGGCCTGGAGCACGATCCATGTCCAACGAAAGCTGATGAGAGGCTAGGGATCAATATGGAGTTCGTGTCGGTCAATCCCAACGGTCCGATCACGATCGGGTCAGGGAGAGGGGCCGCGTACGGTTCGACGCTTGCGAACGTGCTCGAAGCGGTGGGGCACACGATCCATCGCGAGTACTACATCAACGATGGGGTGAACAGTGAGCAGATGCGGCTGTTCGCCGAGTCGGTGCGGGCCATTCTCCTCGGCCAACCAACTCCGGACAATGGCTACAAAGGCGACTATGTTCGCGATGTCGCCTCTTCCATCCAACTTGAAACGAAGCCAGATCCGGCGGGGCTGTCGACCGAGTGGTTTCAGAGTCGAAGCCAGGACCTAATGCTTCAAGCCCAGGGTAGCGACCTCGAAGCCTTCGGCGTCACCTTCGATACCTGGTTCTCGGAGCAGTCGCTGCACGATTCCGGGGCGGTCCAGCGGGCGATCGACAGCCTCGAAAGCCACGGCGTCGCCGACCGCGAGCCGTACCGCACCAAGCTCACCCTCGCCAAAGGCGGGGTGGTGGAAGAAGTCGTTCGCGAATCGCAGGTGGCGGATGAAGACGATTCCCCTCCATTGGTTCCACAGGAGGATCTCCACCCCCAAACCCCCTCCTCATCGCCGCTTCGCGGAGACAAGGAGGTGGAATCTGGAAAGACGCTCTGGCTCCGATCCACGCTCTTCGGCGACGACATGGATCGCGTGCTGCAGCGCCGGGACGGCCGCCTGACTTACATCGCCAGCGACGTGGCGTACCACGAGGACAAGTTCAGCCGGCCCCCGAACGCAGACAAACTCATTACCGTCCTCGGGCCCGACCACCACGGCTACATCGTACGGCTTCAGGCCGTAGTCGCCGCGAACCTCCTCTCCAAGTCCAAGGTGTCCCACGCGTCAAACCCAACCGAACTCGCCGACTGGGAACTCGCTCTTTATGGCAGCCAGGAGCGCCGCGACCAATGCCGCGCCGCCCTCGCGGAAGCCCAGAAGCGACTCGAGGTTCTCATCTTCCAGCTCGTCCGGTTCATGAAGGACGGCAAGCCGGCCCCCATGCGCAAGCGCGATGGCAATATTTATGCTCTGATTGACCTCATGCGGGAGATCGGCCAGAAGGTCAAACCCGAGGCTCACGAAGCCGAACAGCTGGAGGCGGGAAAGGACGTGGCTCGCTTCTTCTATTTGATGCGCCATCACGACACCACCTTCGACTTCGACCTCGACCTGGCCGAAAAGCAGAGCGACGACAATCCTGTGTTCTATGTCCAGTACGCTCACGCCCGGATCTGCTCGGTTCTCGAGAAGGCTAAGGAAGCCGGATTCGAGTCAACTAGCGGCAGCGTCGTGCTGGACCATGTCCGAGAAATCTCGCTGATCAAGAAGATTGCCGATCTGCCTGTCGAGGTCCGGCGCTGCGCGGAGGATTACGGCGTCCACCGCCTCACCACGTACGCGATCGAGCTCGCACGGTCGTTCCACCACTTTTACGATGCATGCCGTGTGATCCAGCCCGATCAGCCCGAGCTCACCCGTGCCCGGCTTCGGCTGTGCGAGGCGGCGAGATCGGCCTTACGAGGCGCGTTGGGGCTACTTGGCGTGTCGACGCCGGAGAAAATGGAGCGCGCGGCCTAG
- the yedY1 gene encoding putative protein-methionine-sulfoxide reductase subunit YedZ1: MDDSDVRRLSRRSFIWAGIAAGATYAGWRWLLSRPDAAGLPSPLRAGLEFNEDVWIRLSDIERLAPTFPSSMAKMPRVNGRIGLRSAIPDPWTLTVSGLAGPESVRVISLDAIRALPKVEVVTELKCVEGWSEVVRWGGVRFRDFMSAFPPANPRGGAGKVDEPRSLPRYVHALTPDGDYEVSLDMPSCLHSQTLLCYEMDGRPLEPLHGAPLRLALSNKYGYKSLKRLGEIRYTDQRQPDYWGLRGYDWYAGH; this comes from the coding sequence ATGGATGACTCGGACGTCAGGCGATTGAGTCGGCGAAGCTTCATTTGGGCAGGAATCGCCGCGGGAGCGACGTACGCCGGCTGGCGATGGCTGCTCTCAAGGCCAGATGCGGCAGGGCTGCCGTCACCGCTTCGAGCGGGATTGGAGTTCAACGAGGACGTCTGGATTCGGCTCTCGGACATCGAGCGGCTGGCTCCGACCTTTCCGTCCTCGATGGCAAAGATGCCCCGGGTCAACGGGCGCATCGGGCTGCGGTCGGCGATTCCGGATCCCTGGACGCTCACCGTCAGCGGACTGGCCGGCCCCGAATCAGTCCGGGTGATTTCGCTCGACGCCATCAGGGCCCTTCCCAAGGTGGAAGTGGTTACCGAGTTAAAGTGCGTTGAAGGCTGGAGCGAGGTGGTGCGGTGGGGCGGCGTAAGGTTTCGCGACTTTATGTCGGCGTTCCCACCGGCAAACCCCCGCGGCGGGGCCGGAAAGGTCGATGAACCGCGCAGCCTGCCACGGTACGTTCACGCGCTCACTCCGGACGGCGATTATGAAGTGTCGCTGGACATGCCCTCCTGCCTCCATTCCCAGACGCTCTTATGCTACGAAATGGACGGTCGTCCCTTGGAGCCGCTGCACGGCGCGCCGTTGCGATTGGCCCTGAGCAACAAGTACGGCTACAAGAGCCTGAAGCGCCTGGGAGAAATCCGCTACACGGACCAGCGCCAGCCGGATTACTGGGGGCTGCGTGGCTATGACTGGTATGCCGGTCATTGA
- the ftsA_3 gene encoding Cell division protein FtsA: MGKKLSSAIGVDIGSQKIKIAEIKLAGKEPTISAVTMTDTPPGTVDHTGVYDVDAIGAAIKQALATSGATASHFVFSVAGQQSVLVRTLEVPRMNPNELKEHMNWEITRNIPFPESTVVSDFRSFEPADAASQNLDVVMAISPQSAVDTLIGIAKKAGKPIAAIDVEPLGIARSLKVSGSSDPNEVVCVVDVGHKTTSINMYRDGQLLLPRQVPIGGEMFTEAIANNLNLSVEEAEAMKVQHADIPESASMGMMSASFGAAPTQAFQAYNPFADDPALMNPALAPGGMAVPDVPLDPYAAPPVEAAGAFEPAEIPVPAAEPAAVPSVSSADSVRIYNAMAGVLDEFVAEVRRSVDYFRSKGGDVNRIVLCGGGARLRGLAPFLASSLGLPAAMHDPFQGLSISAKKLDQSLLEENAEAFAVAIGNGLHIAFE; encoded by the coding sequence ATGGGGAAGAAGTTAAGCAGCGCGATCGGCGTCGATATCGGTAGCCAGAAGATCAAAATCGCCGAGATTAAGCTCGCCGGTAAGGAACCTACGATCTCTGCGGTCACGATGACCGACACGCCTCCAGGAACCGTCGACCACACCGGGGTTTACGATGTCGATGCAATCGGCGCGGCGATCAAGCAGGCCCTGGCCACTTCGGGAGCGACCGCCAGCCACTTCGTTTTCTCGGTAGCGGGCCAACAGTCGGTGCTCGTGCGGACGCTGGAAGTTCCTCGGATGAACCCCAATGAGCTCAAGGAGCATATGAATTGGGAGATCACGAGAAACATCCCGTTTCCCGAGAGCACGGTCGTCAGTGACTTCAGATCGTTTGAGCCGGCCGATGCCGCGAGCCAGAATTTGGACGTGGTGATGGCCATCTCGCCCCAGTCGGCGGTTGATACCTTGATCGGTATCGCCAAGAAGGCGGGCAAGCCAATTGCTGCGATCGATGTCGAACCGCTCGGAATCGCACGGTCGCTCAAGGTGAGCGGGTCGAGTGATCCCAATGAGGTGGTCTGCGTCGTTGACGTGGGACACAAAACAACCTCGATAAACATGTATCGCGACGGCCAGCTGTTGCTACCGCGACAGGTCCCCATCGGCGGAGAAATGTTTACCGAAGCGATTGCCAATAATTTGAACCTCTCGGTCGAGGAAGCAGAGGCGATGAAGGTTCAACATGCCGACATTCCGGAGTCTGCCTCGATGGGCATGATGAGCGCTTCATTCGGCGCGGCTCCTACCCAGGCATTTCAGGCTTACAATCCGTTCGCCGATGACCCCGCTCTCATGAATCCGGCGTTGGCGCCCGGCGGTATGGCTGTTCCCGATGTCCCGCTCGATCCCTACGCCGCGCCACCGGTGGAAGCTGCCGGAGCGTTCGAGCCAGCGGAGATTCCGGTTCCAGCTGCCGAACCAGCCGCAGTGCCCTCAGTTTCAAGCGCTGACAGCGTCCGTATCTACAACGCGATGGCTGGCGTTTTAGACGAGTTTGTCGCCGAAGTCCGGCGGTCTGTAGACTACTTCCGCTCGAAAGGCGGAGACGTCAACCGAATCGTCCTGTGCGGCGGCGGCGCCCGCCTCCGCGGCCTGGCGCCATTCTTGGCCTCCTCACTTGGATTGCCCGCAGCGATGCACGATCCATTTCAGGGGCTGTCCATATCTGCAAAGAAGCTCGACCAAAGTCTGTTGGAGGAAAATGCAGAGGCGTTTGCCGTAGCTATCGGTAACGGACTGCATATTGCCTTTGAGTAA
- the rtcB gene encoding RNA-splicing ligase RtcB, producing MTTIKVFGPLQAGVMDQIERCATEGSRAVLCADHHIGYSQPIGGAVAYPNHISPSGVGYDIGCGNKAVRTNLLAADVDIGGVMDEIVERIGFGMGRPNPEPVDHPVLEKIFRAEFRPQRKLSQIAGSQLGTVGAGNHYVDLFSDEEGWLWIGVHFGSRGFGHKTASGFLALAKGLDFDSPAPQGEMHAPPTLLDTRSQLGQDYVEAMKLAGEYAYAGRDMVCVKVLELLGARATDEVHNHHNFAWRENHGGADYWVVRKGCTPLFPGQRGFVGSSMGSDSFILEGIDSPTSREALYSTVHGAGRVMSRTQAAGKRKWIKGKPQIVAPGAVDWPKVLREIKAKGIELRGGAADEAPEVYKSLEEVLGYHASTFVIRHRLKPLGVAMAGADTVDPYKD from the coding sequence ATGACTACCATTAAAGTATTCGGACCCCTGCAGGCAGGGGTGATGGACCAGATCGAGCGCTGTGCGACCGAAGGGTCGCGGGCGGTTTTATGTGCCGACCATCACATCGGCTATTCACAGCCGATCGGTGGGGCAGTCGCCTACCCGAACCACATTTCGCCGAGCGGCGTGGGCTACGACATCGGGTGCGGCAACAAGGCGGTCAGGACCAATCTCTTGGCGGCGGATGTCGACATCGGCGGGGTAATGGACGAGATCGTCGAACGAATCGGCTTCGGCATGGGGCGCCCCAATCCGGAACCGGTGGATCATCCCGTCCTGGAGAAGATCTTTCGGGCTGAATTCCGACCGCAGCGAAAGCTGTCCCAGATCGCGGGGTCGCAGCTTGGAACGGTCGGCGCCGGCAACCACTACGTCGACCTCTTTTCGGACGAGGAAGGGTGGCTGTGGATCGGCGTACACTTCGGTTCGCGCGGTTTTGGCCATAAAACGGCGTCAGGCTTTCTGGCCTTGGCCAAGGGGCTGGATTTCGACTCGCCCGCCCCGCAGGGAGAGATGCACGCGCCCCCGACGTTGCTCGATACGCGGTCCCAGCTCGGCCAGGACTATGTCGAGGCGATGAAGCTCGCGGGCGAATATGCCTATGCGGGCCGCGACATGGTGTGTGTCAAGGTCCTGGAGCTGCTTGGCGCACGGGCGACCGACGAGGTGCACAACCACCACAACTTCGCCTGGCGGGAGAACCATGGAGGAGCCGACTACTGGGTGGTCCGCAAGGGCTGCACTCCGCTGTTCCCGGGTCAGCGCGGCTTTGTGGGCTCATCAATGGGGTCTGATAGCTTCATCCTGGAAGGAATCGACTCGCCGACTTCACGGGAGGCTCTGTACTCGACCGTGCACGGTGCGGGACGGGTCATGAGCCGAACTCAGGCGGCCGGCAAGCGAAAGTGGATCAAGGGCAAGCCCCAGATCGTTGCTCCGGGCGCAGTCGACTGGCCCAAAGTGCTGCGGGAGATCAAGGCGAAGGGGATTGAGCTTCGCGGCGGCGCCGCCGACGAAGCGCCGGAGGTCTACAAATCCTTGGAAGAGGTTCTGGGCTATCACGCCTCGACCTTCGTCATCCGACATCGACTGAAGCCGCTCGGTGTTGCGATGGCGGGGGCGGATACCGTCGACCCATATAAGGATTGA
- the ybaN gene encoding Inner membrane protein YbaN, producing the protein MGITGMFVPVWPTTIFLILAVCCFKRGSERLERWLLNHPRFGPTLRDWQDNGGIRMRTKWYALSALWLSLGLSSLFMKKPTTVILLAVIGVAVSAYIWTRPTLPDLDRSAS; encoded by the coding sequence ATGGGCATCACCGGGATGTTCGTCCCCGTCTGGCCGACCACGATCTTCCTGATTTTGGCCGTTTGCTGCTTCAAAAGAGGGAGCGAGCGGCTCGAGCGATGGTTGCTGAACCACCCGCGATTCGGCCCCACGCTTCGCGACTGGCAGGACAATGGCGGCATTCGCATGCGGACCAAGTGGTATGCGCTCTCCGCACTTTGGCTGTCGCTTGGCCTTTCTTCGCTGTTCATGAAGAAGCCTACGACTGTCATCCTTTTGGCTGTCATCGGTGTAGCGGTTTCCGCTTACATCTGGACTCGTCCGACCCTGCCTGATTTGGACCGGTCCGCGAGCTAG